The Quercus robur chromosome 3, dhQueRobu3.1, whole genome shotgun sequence DNA segment AAATGAGGgtagaaaaaagaacaaaccttTTCAAACCTATATCTAAATAATGAAAATGTCTTCTGAATTCTGTAGTATACAACAACTGCTTCCAATGAATTTGGCCATGCTCTGAGTGAACAGTAACTGTAGTCTACAAACTACCCAACAACCAAAAGCACTTGATGACTTGGTCGGAATTGTGTACTTGTCAGTCTTCAAATCAAACCCCATGTGTCAATGGTTGTGAACCTTAACTAATGGAATGACCCCCCTGGTACCCACACAAATCTAAAGCAACAATCTACATCAAAAGTAGCTGAGATGTAGGAACTGGAATTGAGAACAACAATGAGTTACTCTTGGCGTTACTTAAAAGCTATACCATAGACCTGGGGGTTTACATAGAAGGCATTAGACAAGAAAGCCTTGTTAAGCTCAACACCAGAAAACCCGGCTTCAGAGATCTTCATTCCTGTTTCCCTGGTAAGGTGACACCCATCTGCAACTGTCTGTTGCAAAGGATCAAGAACATTCTGTATAAATCTAAGAACTGTTCCATCTGCACCACCAAAACAATAgcaaaaagaatggaaaaggaAAAGGCCATTCACTATTAGaataatagttgaataaaaattcACCATTTCTTAACAATTTAAGTTTTGAGGACAATAAGTAATTTATCATTCACTAGATCGACAACTTTCTGTCTTGCTAGTTAACCAAGAAGTTCAGCTTAATACCTTTAGCAGCCACATGTTCCACAAAAAGGTAAACACCACCAGGTCTCAGCACCCTCTTCACCTCTGGGTACAATGGTAATAGATAATTTGTCAAATATTTGGATATTGAGTCAGAAAATCCTAGTAACTATGCACCTCCTTGGGGTGCATTTGGAAATTAATCTATCAGTTTTTTGCATATAAGCATTTAACATAAGCATGCATGTTATGTTTGGTCCTCATTAGGTAATCAGTTCAGACTTTCAGTCTTCATTTCTCCCAACGCTCCATTATAGTATTATCTCTAATCTAGCGTATGAATTTTTGCCTTCAAATGCTACAAAACTGTGTTGTGCATCCAAATACTACACATTTTTTCCACTCAGTCTGTTGAATCCAAATCTCAGTAATTAAATGTAATAAGCTCTGAAAATAAGGTAACACCAATACTCAAGTTATTAAATCAAACTCCAAAACAATCAACTTATTAGTTAGAACGACAACACAGTTAAGCAAGCAATTATAGGAAAAGTCTAACCAATTcgcaaaaagaaaatcatactGTATATGAAGTACTTGGCTTATGCATGCTCCATTGCTTCTCACAGAATATGAGGTTTCTATATAAACTTCAACTAATTTAATctataaaagtaaaaaggaaTTTTTAAGAGCTAGATGGTTAAATACCTTTCAGTGCCACATCAACATCTTTAACAGAACACAACACAAGTGTTCCAACAACTGCATCAACAGAAGCATCACCTAAGGGTATAGCCTCCCCAACCTGTCTAATTTTTGCATCTTCAGAATCTAAAGAACAGCTTTGTAGTTCACAACCAAATATTACCAAgggaaaaaacaataaaaacatcatCTAAATCTAGTAGAAAGATATAACATGCCAAAACCTGCCTTCCAAAGTAGCAAGGGCTTGAAGCATTGATTAAAGTATCAGTTTTCCAACTCAATATGCAAATTTAACCGATCAAATGCACATCACTAGAGATGCTTCAATTGCCTTACATAAGAATCCTAGGCTATCAATCCAATTGTTGATATTTGAAACAATTGTCATTGGATCTTTCCCCACTAAAATGTCCGAGAAGCATTTTCCAGTCATTTGGATACTTTTCCCCACATGGGTAGTTAAAGCCAAAATACCACAATGTTGCAAATTATAATGGCATAGAGTGCTACTACTTGGACACCACCAGTGGATAtttctagaatttaaattatggaAAGTACAATATTCAGgcagagaaatgttatatcatAAAAAGTTCAGAATAAAGTAGTGCCATAAAGGGAAGCATTCTTACTGCATGtaagaattcaaaatttgtaagTGGCAGGCCAGCGGCCTCTGCTGCTGCCTGAGCAtacttttccatctttctaTTGGGATCCATACCGAAAACCTGGACATCAGCTTCACCGGCATAGTACTTGAGATTAGGGCCTGTACCAATGCCAATCTCCAACACTTTCTGAGCCTTCCCCTTCAAGTTACTAAACAATTGTGACTTGTAATCTGCAATCTACCACACAACATAAGATTGCACACACAAGTGCTGTCAAATATGTTTACACTTGACATGAAAAGTCATACATGTACCACACTCCAAACTAATTGCTCTAAAATGAGCTCTAACCTCAGCTTCATAAGAGTCCTTGAATTTATCCAAAAATGATGCATGGAACTCCTCGTACCAATCTGGTCTTGGAGGGCGAACCTTGTTCAAAACAGACTACACAAACGAATTGTTACTCTTAAATCCTAACTGACGCATAATTTTCAACTTATACAGGCAATTCAGAAGTTGGGTGGAGTATCAAACACTACATGTCACGACATTGGTACAACACTTAGCTTATGCTTATGCCAATATAAATCAAGTTTGTAGCGC contains these protein-coding regions:
- the LOC126718860 gene encoding uncharacterized protein LOC126718860 isoform X2, with translation MAVKSSFVFFFSSAPKIKPYSPRWSKLKPPRGKITAFSCSDLRYDDDDDKRKAPIKRSHGESFCCICGRRRLIEGATATSTALAAFPNSPSNASDLHSDDYRSVLNKVRPPRPDWYEEFHASFLDKFKDSYEAEIADYKSQLFSNLKGKAQKVLEIGIGTGPNLKYYAGEADVQVFGMDPNRKMEKYAQAAAEAAGLPLTNFEFLHAVGEAIPLGDASVDAVVGTLVLCSVKDVDVALKEVKRVLRPGGVYLFVEHVAAKDGTVLRFIQNVLDPLQQTVADGCHLTRETGMKISEAGFSGVELNKAFLSNAFYVNPQVYGIAFK